In Quercus robur chromosome 10, dhQueRobu3.1, whole genome shotgun sequence, a genomic segment contains:
- the LOC126701972 gene encoding cytochrome P450 736A117-like → MSNFLQFLVPNVTSMLLQTFVLTILAFMFILLFKWSSSLTNRNTKKNSPPSPPKLPIIGNLHQLGLQPHRSLETLAQRHGPLMLLHFGSVPVLVVSSADAAHEIMKTQDLNFANRPKSSMFDKLLYNYKDVSMAPYGEYWRQMKSILVLHLLSNKRVKSFHYVREEETSLMIEKIKQCYDSSTSVNLSEVFAKLTNDVVCRVALGKKYGEGEGGRKFKELLGEFVELLGVISVGDYIPWLSWVNLVNGLDARAEKVAKQLDDFLEGVIEEHLNFEKKEGHDHVLGDFMDVLFWIQKENVIGFPIDRVSIKALILDAFAAGTDTTYTVLDWAMTELLRHPKMMKNVQNEVREIIGNKKGITEYDLDKMHYLKAIIKETLRLHPPIPLLIPRKSIQDAKIHGYDIAADTQVIINAWTIGRDPTLWDEPEEFQPERFLTSAVDFKGHDFQFIPFGAGRRGCPGISFSITTIELVLANLVHNFDWTLPGRARGEDLDMTESTGLTIHRKFPLMTIATPYSG, encoded by the exons atgtcaaatttccTGCAATTTTTAGTGCCAAATGTAACATCCATGTTGCTCCAAACCTTTGTTTTAACCATCTTGGCCTTCATGTTCATACTCCTATTCAAATGGTCCTCCTCCCTTACAAAcagaaacaccaaaaaaaactcACCACCTTCGCCACCAAAGCTACCAATCATTGGAAACCTTCACCAACTTGGCTTGCAGCCTCATCGTTCACTTGAAACCTTAGCTCAACGCCACGGCCCTCTCATGCTGCTTCACTTTGGCAGCGTACCAGTCCTTGTTGTCTCGTCTGCTGATGCTGCCCACGAGATCATGAAGACCCAAGACCTCAACTTTGCAAACCGCCCCAAATCAAGCATGTTCGATAAACTATTGTACAATTACAAAGATGTGTCAATGGCTCCCTATGGTGAGTATTGGAGGCAAATGAAAAGCATACTTGTGCTACATCTTTTGAGTAACAAAAGGGTTAAGTCCTTTCACTATGTGAGAGAGGAGGAAACGTCCCTAATGATAGAGAAAATCAAGCAGTGTTATGATTCATCTACATCTGTGAATTTAAGCGAGGTGTTTGCAAAGCTCACTAATGATGTAGTATGTAGGGTGGCCTTGGGAAAGAAATATGGCGAAGGGGAAGGTGGAAGGAAGTTTAAGGAGCTTCTAGGGGAGTTTGTGGAATTGTTGGGTGTCATAAGCGTGGGGGACTATATTCCATGGCTTTCTTGGGTGAATCTTGTCAATGGCTTGGATGCTAGAGCAGAGAAAGTGGCTAAACAACTTGATGATTTTCTAGAAGGAGTAATTGAAGAGCATTtaaattttgagaagaaagaggGTCATGATCATGTTCTTGGTGACTTTATGGATGTTTTGTTTTGGATACAAAAGGAAAATGTGATCGGTTTCCCTATTGATAGAGTTAGCATTAAAGCTCTAATCCTA GATGCATTCGCGGCTGGTACAGACACTACGTACACAGTCTTAGATTGGGCAATGACAGAGCTCCTAAGGCATCCAAAGATGATGAAGAATGTGCAAAATGAAGTTAGAGAGATCATTGGCAACAAAAAGGGCATAACCGAGTATGATTTAGATAAAATGCATTACTTGAAGGCAATAATCAAAGAGACTCTTCGTCTTCATCCACCTATTCCATTGCTGATTCCCCGAAAATCAATTCAAGATGCCAAAATACATGGGTATGATATTGCAGCTGACACACAAGTCATTATCAATGCATGGACAATTGGAAGAGACCCTACGTTATGGGACGAACCAGAGGAGTTTCAACCAGAAAGGTTCTTAACTTCTGCAGTAGATTTTAAAGGACATGACTTCCAATTTATCCCATTCGGAGCTGGAAGGAGAGGTTGCCCAGGAATTTCCTTTTCCATAACCACAATCGAGCTTGTTTTGGCAAATCTTGTTCACAACTTTGATTGGACATTGCCTGGTCGAGCAAGAGGAGAGGATTTGGACATGACTGAATCTACTGGTTTAACCATTCATAGAAAATTTCCTCTTATGACAATTGCAACTCCATATTCTGGCTAG